The DNA region TATTTCAACTCACTTTTTAATGTGATCCGGGCCTTCAGTTCCTGCGTCTTCATAGTGGTGTTTCAAATCATGTCTTTGAATGTAAGTGTTTAGTTTGGCTACGTAATCGTCAGCATCCATCGTTAATTAATcgtcatgtgtaaaaaaaatatatttaagagTCCGAATTATTCGGCGGTCGGCGCCCATACGAGTGTGCTGTGTCAACTCCAGCACACGCATAGGTTTCGGTTTCGAGTTCTCGAAATGAAAACCAGTCACCCTCCGAATGGTGCCTTCACGTGTAATCCAAAAATCCATAACTTTCtatttaaacatttattaaatagAAGAACAAGTCGTGCGATGATGAAGTTTATACAAAATAAGCGCCAATAGCGTGTGTTTTTATAAAtcttaacacatttaaaaaaaaaaaagcaccacacAAAAAACGTCCAGGAAGTCAACAGTACAGCTACGACTCACAGGAAATGTAGTTCACATCCCAGCACTGTTTATTACGGTGACTAAACCTATAAAGTGCATCTCATAATTAGAATATCGTGCAGAAGTTAGAAGACGTTATTAAAGGCTCAAcaagttgtttttgtttatttcttgATGAGACCGCGAACtggtacactgaaaaaaatacatttcaaaaaagtaaaactacgtttgtttatttttcttctctaaaaagaaaaacatattttgttcaGCAATTTTTTTCCACGAGAAAAATAATCTCCTATTAGGTAAGTATAACGAGCCAGTTCTTATGAAATGTTCCcagaaatgtgttgttttttctttGACAAGTTAAACCTCATATTATGAAGTTCAAACTAAAACTGGTTACCTaactttttaaattcaagaacagacacacacagaACATACATctattgtaacatgtattttaagcgaaaaaacaaaaaaacaaatgaatgagGGCCGCACAGTTGCCAAGTGCAGGCCTGCACTTGACAACTGTGCGGCCAAAGTGCGTTCCGGGGGCCACAGTTCAGTCGTAATTGACCCTCTGCATATTGTAAAAGTAAAGTAAATTCAtatcaatataaatgtattatttcattcgatgaaataatacatataaatagtcatgaaaataaaggaaatgcattgaatgaggagaaggtgtgtccagagaaggtgtgtccaaaattttggcctgtactgtatgtgtatatatatatatatatatatatatatatatatatatatatatatatatatacatatatatatatatatatatatatatatatatatatatatatatatatatatatatgtacatacatatatatatatatatatatatatacatatataaatatatatacatacatacatatatatttatatatacatacatacatatatatgtatgtatgtatatatatatatatatatatataagtaaatatatatatatttacttatatatatatatataagtaaatatatatatatatatatttacatacatacatacatatatatatgtatatgtatgtatgtatgtatgtaggtatgtatatatatatatatatttatatatatataagtaaatgtatatttacatacatacatacacatatatataccttatatatatatatatatatatatatatatacatatatatacatatatatatatatatatgtatatatatatatataatgtatatatatatatatatatatatatgtatatatatatatatatatatatacacacagtatattatCTCAAACACCCTTGGCCTAATGGTAAGCATGTTGGCTGCAAAGTTAGTAGATCTGAGTTTGCATATCTGTTTGAGCGTCTTTGTGAAGTTTGGATGTTTTCCTTGTGCATGTGTCAGTTTTCCATGACCGCTTTGAATTCATcccttattaaaaaaatatgtatgttagGCTAATTGGACAATAATTGTATAACAAATTACGTACTGcgggtctttattttttttaagatctAGGAATCATTGGATTTCTGCTAAAAAAGGTATtacattaaaacaatttataatttTTAGAGGCTAAAGCACATACAGTATTTCATATCAATAAAGAACAATCTTAGATctagaatatatattattttttcttgCATCTATTCTCATAAAAGTACATTTTATCTGAATTTATGAATCGAATAAGAGCAATTGGCTTAAGCTATGCAAAATGAACAGCTTGTTTAAAATTAGACCTGACTCCTTTTTCTAGGACTCATTTTATTCTTCAAGTCACGAGAAAAATTTTCTAATTATAAGAATTACAACCAAGCAATTGTTTATTATCTCATTGGTAGATTTGTGTTGCTTGAGGTAAGAGAAGTTGTCTTATTTGTTTTAAGCAGATTTTGCAGTGTAGTTTATAATATTTAACTTTTAGACAACTTTCTTTAATTTATGAAATGTTGAAAACTAGGTTTTTCACAAAAAATGCTACTTATACAgaaataaatatacttttttagtATGCACTGTTCACTGTTATTGAGATTGGCCTGTACAGTACGTATATGAATGGGCATACACATTTACTCAACACTTTAATGTAGCAAATACAGTAGAAGCAAACATAATATAACTTGTTAATAACATTAGTTTGTCTTTACAACTGGATTAAGCATAACAACTAGTCACCCATTTCTAAAGGCAAAATAAATGATCTTGTAAACTTTTAGCTTCTATATATTTACCGTACAACTTTTCTTCACACGGATCACAGGTGAGCTTGAGCCTATCCCAGATAACTTTGGGCAAGAGGATGCTGGACTGAACATTGACATAAACCTATATGTACATCACATTGTTAAAAATCACTAACTAATATTTACCAAAAAATGTCCCCAAACAGAAAAATATTGTATGTCAGATGTTGTATCCAatttgataaaaacagttttgctTCAGTACACAGCCCATTATTTTGCAAAGAGCACCTTGTTATTGTCTGTTTCACAACATAAAAGTAGCATCCTGCTCGTAACTACTGCACATAATATATTTTTGCTATGATCATTCATGGTCTGCTGCAGTATCCCCAGGACAGTTAGAAGAAAGATCTTCTTCATCTGGAAAGAAGGAAACATGTCCGCCAACAAGAGGTGAAAACAACTACAAGTGTATTATTAGCTTACCATTATAGGTAGTTCCACACCATATGCAGTAAAAATGGATTCCTCTTAAATATGAAGTCAAAATCTGTAGTTGGTCAAAGGACTGAAagaaataataatctgaattaatGACAGTTATTTTGTGTAACCTCAGGCAGTACAAGCATTATTAACTCTCCTGTATTGTTTGATATGAAACCCTTCAACCATAACACATACAGGCAGGTGAACAGGCCGCATGTGACGTTTGTGGGTTTTGGTGCCTCACATAACAACAATTATATGCTGTAGTGAAAAACTGTAATTATGTGATGtgtcatattgtaattgtatgcatgttcggaataaactaacaccataaccataacaATAACCTTTACTGCTCCATATTATCATATTGGATTGAATACTGCACAAAATATATGGTTGGTAAttattttacaataataaataaatactaacagTTAATTCCGCAATATCTTCCTCCCTGGCTTCCTCCTCCAATTGAAGACCATCAACCTCTTCTTCATTTTCAACTTTAGGCCAATACCATTCTTCCCGAGGGACTGTGATGCCCTGAAATCAAAGGAAACATTGTCAAAATAATTTACAAACTGAAAGGCGCAATTGTTGCTTCCAAATAATCATCTGTCATTTTTCTGTACTGGTGGATTATGTCAATAATTGTCAATATGATTTTGCGCTATAACCAAACATTGTCCAACCTTTTGAGAATCCAAATGCTCACAGGCTCGCTGACTTCTTCTGAGGTCCCCTTCAATCTTTCGCTCCTCTCTCTCAGTTCTAACTCTCGACCTAGAGATGAGACATACTGTGAAACATTGTGGGATTGCACAGTGCTCAAAGGCCAAGGAGTTTCTGTTTCAGTTTTTACCGAAAGTCTTCCAGTGATTTGGTCTCATTCTTTTGTTTGGCCTGTACTTTTTTCCGATAGTGCTCCAGTTCCTCCTCAGCTTTTCGCTTCTTTGCCTCTTCCATCCCAATGCCACCTCTGTCTATTTTTTAAAGGATACAAGTTATATGTACAAATAATGAGCAGACGACACTTATACTGTATCAAGCGGAACAAAAACAACGTCTTACCAGTTTTAATATTGAGTGGAATTGGATCTATTCTGCCCGCCCCTGAAAAAAAGcacacatattattatgaatacatggaaaaaatacaatagaattttaaaaatcaataagagaaaaaaaatcatgcCTTCTTTTCCAAGGCCTTGTCCAGCTTTGTAACCCATTTTCTTCAAAAGTGCAAATCCCTTATTCTCATTACTAATGGAGCTCTGTAAAGCTGCTTCACGACTTTCCTTTTCTTGCTCTTTGAAGGTTTTTTGACGGTTTTTAATGTTGCTCTCTTTGTGCTTTTCCTCACGTTTTAGGGCTTCTTGTACTCGCCTCACCTTGGAAACACCTGGTTTGACGTCTTGTCTGACATAGAATGGAAGGGTACAATATATTATAATAGCAT from Nerophis lumbriciformis unplaced genomic scaffold, RoL_Nlum_v2.1 HiC_scaffold_1027, whole genome shotgun sequence includes:
- the LOC140678570 gene encoding G patch domain-containing protein 11-like isoform X2 — encoded protein: MDVLKTITVDVTILQDVKPGVSKVRRVQEALKREEKHKESNIKNRQKTFKEQEKESREAALQSSISNENKGFALLKKMGYKAGQGLGKEGAGRIDPIPLNIKTDRGGIGMEEAKKRKAEEELEHYRKKVQAKQKNETKSLEDFRSRVRTEREERKIEGDLRRSQRACEHLDSQKGITVPREEWYWPKVENEEEVDGLQLEEEAREEDIAELTSFDQLQILTSYLRGIHFYCIWCGTTYNDEEDLSSNCPGDTAADHE
- the LOC140678570 gene encoding G patch domain-containing protein 11-like isoform X1, with protein sequence MSDEEDDYMSDAFLNQIQDVKPGVSKVRRVQEALKREEKHKESNIKNRQKTFKEQEKESREAALQSSISNENKGFALLKKMGYKAGQGLGKEGAGRIDPIPLNIKTDRGGIGMEEAKKRKAEEELEHYRKKVQAKQKNETKSLEDFRSRVRTEREERKIEGDLRRSQRACEHLDSQKGITVPREEWYWPKVENEEEVDGLQLEEEAREEDIAELTSFDQLQILTSYLRGIHFYCIWCGTTYNDEEDLSSNCPGDTAADHE